One stretch of Pseudoalteromonas shioyasakiensis DNA includes these proteins:
- the ccoG gene encoding cytochrome c oxidase accessory protein CcoG codes for MDKQIKVKNIPTEVKIQKPENASLDDRFNPRNRIYVRAVTGLHQLLRQRIGFVGMLAFMLLPWINFHGQQAVLFDLVGQKFNIFGLTLWPQDLTILAFILMLAAFALFLVTTFYGRVWCGYTCPQTVWTFIFIWFEEKFEGSANQRKKLDQRPMDFDKFWRKSAKHGSWWLFSLYTAFTFVGYFTPIRQLLPDLFTLDATAYSYICLAVFAVCTYGNAGWMREIMCLHICPYSRFQSAMFDKDTFTVSYDEARGESRGPRSRKQDPKELGLGDCIDCNLCVQVCPTGIDIRNGLQYECINCGACIDACDGVMDKMNYPRGLISYTTERNLETPDNKTHALRPKLIGYLVILVLLTGALVANIAMRKPMDLDIIRDRNQLYRVDFNGLVENTYTLKVINKAQHEQTFNIRVEGLDNFEYIGKQTFTVPSGESYNVPLSLVVDPYDLKKPMTKFEFILSVDGEPDVQISQPSNFFKAR; via the coding sequence ATGGATAAACAGATTAAGGTTAAAAATATCCCAACGGAAGTGAAAATCCAGAAACCGGAAAATGCTTCCCTCGATGATAGATTTAATCCACGCAACCGTATTTATGTTAGAGCTGTAACTGGCTTACATCAATTGCTCAGACAGCGAATTGGTTTTGTCGGTATGCTTGCGTTTATGTTACTACCTTGGATTAATTTCCACGGCCAACAAGCTGTATTGTTCGATTTGGTAGGGCAAAAGTTTAACATTTTTGGCTTAACGCTTTGGCCACAAGACCTGACAATCCTTGCCTTTATTTTAATGTTGGCGGCTTTTGCTCTTTTCTTGGTAACTACTTTCTATGGTCGGGTTTGGTGCGGTTATACCTGTCCACAAACCGTTTGGACCTTTATTTTCATTTGGTTTGAAGAAAAGTTTGAAGGTAGCGCTAATCAGCGTAAGAAACTTGATCAACGCCCGATGGATTTTGATAAGTTTTGGCGAAAAAGTGCTAAACACGGAAGTTGGTGGTTATTCTCACTTTATACCGCATTTACCTTTGTTGGTTATTTTACGCCTATCCGCCAACTATTACCTGATCTGTTTACTCTTGATGCAACAGCATATTCATATATTTGCTTAGCCGTATTTGCAGTGTGTACCTATGGTAACGCGGGTTGGATGCGCGAAATTATGTGTTTACACATTTGCCCATACTCTCGCTTTCAATCAGCTATGTTCGATAAAGATACCTTCACAGTAAGCTATGATGAAGCGCGTGGTGAGAGCCGTGGTCCACGTTCACGCAAACAAGATCCAAAAGAACTTGGTTTAGGTGACTGTATTGACTGTAACTTGTGTGTTCAGGTTTGCCCGACGGGGATCGATATTCGTAATGGTTTACAATACGAATGTATAAATTGTGGTGCGTGTATCGATGCATGTGATGGGGTGATGGATAAAATGAATTACCCTCGCGGACTTATTTCCTATACCACAGAGCGTAATTTAGAAACACCAGATAACAAAACCCATGCACTTCGTCCTAAGTTAATTGGCTATCTCGTCATCTTAGTGCTGCTAACTGGGGCGCTGGTGGCGAACATTGCAATGCGTAAACCTATGGACTTAGATATTATTCGTGACCGTAATCAGTTATACCGTGTTGACTTTAATGGTTTAGTTGAAAATACCTATACATTAAAGGTTATCAATAAAGCGCAACATGAGCAGACATTTAATATTCGTGTCGAAGGGCTTGATAACTTTGAGTACATAGGCAAACAAACATTCACTGTGCCTTCTGGTGAATCATACAATGTACCACTGTCATTGGTTGTTGACCCTTATGATTTGAAAAAGCCAATGACAAAGTTTGAGTTTATACTTTCTGTCGATGGTGAGCCTGATGTGCAGATTTCACAGCCGAGTAACTTCTTTAAGGCACGATAA
- a CDS encoding serine/threonine protein kinase: MSKFSFVDLTPDSILDAVESIGVYAESGLLALNSYENRVYQFKAEDGQRYVVKFYRPERWSKAQILEEHAFAFELAEPEVPVVAPVIIEGQSLFEHNGYLFTLFPSVGGRIFEVDNLDQLDVLGRLIGRMHQVAKAKPFEHRPVISCEEYLQTAKVQLQASNLVPMTLENAFYTILDLVIKETTQQYKNVETIRLHGDCHAGNILWSGDALMFVDLDDSRQGPAIQDLWMMLSGDRNNQLLQLDTLVAAYEEFCDFDHSQLKLIEPLRAMRMVHYMGWLAKRWDDPAFPRNFSWFAEDKYWEQQILALKEQLAALQEAPLKLLP, translated from the coding sequence ATGAGTAAATTTAGTTTTGTTGACCTTACACCCGATTCAATTTTAGATGCAGTTGAAAGTATCGGTGTCTATGCTGAATCAGGACTGCTGGCATTAAATAGCTACGAGAACCGTGTTTATCAATTTAAAGCAGAAGATGGCCAACGATATGTTGTTAAGTTTTACCGACCAGAACGCTGGAGTAAGGCGCAAATCTTAGAAGAGCATGCGTTTGCATTTGAACTTGCTGAGCCCGAAGTGCCGGTTGTTGCGCCTGTTATTATCGAAGGGCAAAGCTTGTTTGAGCATAATGGCTATTTGTTTACGTTATTCCCTAGTGTGGGTGGCCGCATTTTTGAAGTTGATAATTTAGATCAACTCGATGTGCTTGGCCGTTTAATTGGTCGAATGCACCAGGTAGCAAAAGCAAAGCCATTTGAACATAGGCCTGTGATCAGTTGCGAAGAATATCTTCAGACAGCTAAAGTTCAGTTACAGGCAAGTAACTTGGTGCCAATGACATTAGAGAACGCCTTCTATACAATTTTAGATTTGGTAATCAAAGAAACCACACAACAGTATAAAAATGTTGAAACTATCCGCCTGCACGGTGACTGCCATGCTGGTAATATATTGTGGTCTGGTGATGCATTGATGTTCGTTGATTTGGATGACAGCCGACAAGGACCTGCCATTCAGGACCTTTGGATGATGCTCAGTGGCGATCGTAACAACCAACTGTTACAGTTAGACACTTTAGTGGCTGCCTATGAAGAATTTTGTGACTTCGATCACAGCCAATTAAAACTGATAGAACCACTCAGAGCGATGAGAATGGTGCATTACATGGGGTGGTTGGCAAAAAGATGGGATGATCCAGCATTCCCACGGAACTTTTCATGGTTTGCTGAAGACAAATACTGGGAGCAGCAAATACTAGCGTTAAAAGAACAGCTTGCAGCGCTACAGGAAGCACCATTAAAATTATTACCATAA
- a CDS encoding thiol:disulfide interchange protein DsbA/DsbL, with translation MFKKLKLSLLILCLPFAALAADFEAGNQYEVLKVEKSATPQVTEFFSFYCPHCFQFEPVAKALTASLPEGTEFVKSHVNFLGGVSKQTQSNLSYAYLIAKQHGKAEQVADQIFNSIHRQRALLKDMKDVKALLATNGISNDVFDAEIASMPVISAEKAMQDKQQKYSDMGALTGVPTFIVNDKYKINLNTIKSQQMLDELVEFLLKQ, from the coding sequence ATGTTTAAAAAATTAAAGTTAAGTCTACTCATTTTATGTTTACCTTTTGCAGCCCTTGCTGCTGATTTTGAAGCAGGTAATCAATATGAAGTTTTAAAAGTTGAGAAAAGTGCAACACCGCAAGTAACCGAGTTCTTTTCGTTTTATTGCCCACACTGTTTTCAGTTTGAGCCTGTAGCAAAAGCATTAACTGCAAGTCTTCCTGAAGGTACCGAGTTTGTAAAAAGCCATGTTAACTTTTTAGGTGGTGTATCTAAGCAAACACAAAGTAATTTAAGCTATGCCTACTTAATTGCTAAGCAACATGGCAAAGCAGAGCAAGTTGCTGACCAAATTTTTAATAGCATCCACAGACAACGCGCTTTACTTAAAGACATGAAAGACGTTAAAGCATTACTTGCGACCAATGGTATTAGCAACGATGTGTTTGATGCTGAAATTGCAAGCATGCCAGTGATTAGTGCTGAAAAAGCGATGCAAGATAAACAGCAAAAATATTCTGACATGGGTGCGTTAACAGGTGTGCCTACTTTTATCGTAAATGATAAATATAAAATCAATTTAAATACCATCAAAAGCCAGCAGATGCTTGATGAGTTAGTCGAATTCTTATTAAAACAATAA
- a CDS encoding thiol:disulfide interchange protein DsbA/DsbL, with translation MIKLVKAVLMAATLGLAANASAAQYEEGKHYETIDARASKKPEVKEFFSFYCPHCNNFEPVVKELKTLLKEGVKFKKSHVDFSGPRDPKIQTILAQGYATANVLPQKDALVAAVFNHIHGKRARINELADMKDIFVSQGVSAEDFDKYYNSFSVRTMASKMKRDQEYYQQKGALKGVPTFIVNGKYRVIIGADSGISDAKSMADLINYLADK, from the coding sequence ATGATCAAGTTAGTAAAAGCTGTATTAATGGCTGCCACGCTAGGTTTAGCGGCAAATGCCTCAGCTGCTCAATATGAAGAGGGCAAGCATTATGAAACGATTGATGCACGCGCTTCTAAAAAACCAGAAGTAAAAGAGTTCTTCTCATTCTACTGCCCACACTGTAATAACTTCGAGCCAGTAGTGAAAGAGCTTAAAACACTTCTTAAAGAGGGCGTAAAGTTCAAAAAGAGTCATGTTGATTTTTCAGGTCCTCGTGACCCAAAAATTCAAACTATCTTAGCGCAAGGATATGCGACGGCTAATGTGTTACCACAGAAAGACGCGTTAGTAGCCGCTGTGTTTAATCATATTCACGGTAAACGTGCTCGTATTAACGAACTAGCAGACATGAAAGACATCTTCGTTTCACAAGGTGTATCGGCTGAAGATTTTGATAAGTACTACAACAGCTTCTCTGTACGTACTATGGCTTCTAAAATGAAACGCGACCAAGAATACTACCAACAAAAAGGTGCTTTAAAAGGTGTTCCAACTTTTATTGTTAATGGTAAATATCGCGTGATTATAGGTGCGGATTCAGGTATTAGCGATGCAAAGAGCATGGCAGACTTAATTAATTACCTAGCTGATAAATAA
- a CDS encoding DUF523 domain-containing protein: MQKILVSSCLLGNPVRYDGQSQNLLHPGLETLKQQGRLIAFCPEVAGGLPTPRPPAEIKLGRVLTKDAQDVTVQFAYGAEQAFKLCQKQGIRYALLKESSPSCGRNTVYDGSHSGRKISGMGLTAKLLTDNNIEVFSEQQLPALFKALAD, translated from the coding sequence ATGCAAAAAATACTAGTTTCAAGCTGTTTGTTAGGAAACCCTGTTCGTTATGACGGGCAATCGCAAAACTTACTTCATCCTGGCTTAGAAACTCTAAAACAGCAGGGAAGGCTTATTGCATTCTGCCCTGAAGTAGCTGGTGGCTTACCTACACCAAGGCCGCCAGCAGAAATTAAATTGGGAAGAGTACTCACCAAAGATGCGCAAGATGTCACAGTGCAATTTGCTTATGGTGCAGAACAAGCTTTTAAACTTTGCCAAAAGCAAGGTATTCGTTATGCCTTGTTAAAAGAATCAAGCCCGTCATGTGGTCGCAATACGGTTTACGATGGTAGTCATTCTGGAAGGAAAATTTCAGGGATGGGGTTAACTGCAAAGCTGTTAACTGACAACAATATAGAAGTGTTTAGTGAGCAGCAGTTGCCAGCACTATTTAAAGCGCTGGCAGACTAA
- the trmA gene encoding tRNA (uridine(54)-C5)-methyltransferase TrmA, with the protein MAVIKIDTAQYDAQLSEKEQRITSQFRRFGVEKLEVFGSDPIHYRQRAEFRVWHEGEDLFHIMFDQQTKEKIRVDEFDPAAPLVGEVMQAMIENLKDNEVLRRKLFQIDYLSSLSGEILVSLLYHKQLDEQWLQAIKELKAKLSTQFKIDFIGRARKQKEVIGNDFVIERLNVNGKELIYQQVENSFTQPNAKVNIKMLEWAQALCQPLSNDLLELYCGNGNFSIALADSFDRVLATEISKSSVYSAQYNIAQNKVENLDIIRMSSEEFTQAMKGERTFSRLDGIDLKSYNCQTILVDPPRAGMDTLTCDLVANYDNIIYISCNPDTLERDLDHLCKTHAVKRFAIFDQFPYTHHIESGVFLQRK; encoded by the coding sequence ATGGCGGTTATAAAAATTGATACAGCTCAATATGATGCACAATTGAGTGAGAAAGAGCAGCGCATCACCTCACAGTTTAGACGTTTTGGGGTCGAAAAATTAGAAGTGTTTGGCTCTGACCCTATTCATTACCGCCAACGTGCAGAGTTTCGTGTCTGGCATGAAGGCGAAGACCTTTTTCACATCATGTTTGATCAACAAACTAAAGAAAAGATCCGTGTTGACGAGTTTGACCCTGCAGCGCCTTTAGTGGGTGAAGTCATGCAAGCCATGATCGAAAACTTAAAAGACAATGAAGTTCTGCGTCGCAAGCTGTTTCAAATCGATTATCTTTCAAGCTTAAGTGGCGAGATTCTAGTTAGTTTGTTATACCACAAACAATTAGATGAGCAGTGGCTACAAGCTATTAAAGAGCTTAAAGCAAAACTTAGCACACAGTTTAAAATTGATTTTATTGGCCGTGCTCGCAAGCAAAAAGAAGTGATTGGTAATGATTTCGTTATTGAGCGTTTAAACGTAAACGGTAAAGAGCTTATCTATCAACAAGTCGAAAATAGCTTTACTCAACCAAATGCGAAAGTGAACATCAAGATGCTAGAGTGGGCACAAGCGCTTTGCCAACCACTTAGCAATGACTTACTGGAGTTATATTGCGGGAATGGTAATTTCTCCATTGCTCTTGCAGATTCATTCGACCGCGTATTAGCGACTGAGATTTCAAAATCATCGGTTTACTCTGCACAATACAATATCGCGCAGAACAAGGTTGAAAACTTAGATATCATTCGTATGTCGAGTGAAGAGTTCACTCAAGCAATGAAAGGCGAGCGCACTTTCTCTCGTTTGGATGGCATTGATCTGAAAAGCTATAACTGCCAAACAATCTTGGTGGACCCACCACGTGCTGGCATGGACACACTGACTTGCGACCTAGTTGCGAACTACGACAATATTATTTATATCTCGTGTAATCCAGATACCCTAGAGCGTGACCTTGACCACTTATGCAAAACCCATGCAGTAAAGCGTTTTGCTATTTTCGATCAATTCCCTTACACCCATCACATTGAATCAGGTGTGTTTTTACAGCGTAAATAA
- a CDS encoding DUF5610 domain-containing protein, whose amino-acid sequence MKIGNLGYMPNTNVNKYNGKQALQQPTIQNRQDSYQQRGRELAAKVLDDKLAEALGLPKAEEKKDKPLFDFEEIVKNVLDFVGGALRKAKADGADDEKLKGMLGDARKGVQMGIDDAYDELKGSGILNDDIEEGIEKSKEGIYKGIDELEEDLFNPKPNSVSVSQAQYVSLSNNAEYTFTTAEGDEVSISFADAYESKSASGYSKNGDNEAFVSESSQSRDLSFSMTVNGDLNEQEQQAINELMEDLQSVSETFFSGSLEDAFEQAKELNLGNEQLVGFTMDLKQTKTVAAIKGYEEYKPSPEKEVADKIAPFNDDLKQAFNKAGELGLQNELAGILQWLNQDKEEVSKLVDYTKAMFEQMNKLRSATEEANPFFIFI is encoded by the coding sequence ATGAAAATTGGCAACCTAGGCTATATGCCTAATACAAATGTGAATAAATACAATGGCAAACAGGCATTGCAGCAGCCTACTATTCAAAATCGTCAAGATAGTTACCAGCAACGAGGCCGAGAGCTGGCTGCTAAAGTTCTTGATGATAAACTTGCTGAGGCACTAGGTTTACCTAAAGCCGAAGAGAAAAAAGATAAACCACTGTTCGACTTTGAAGAGATCGTTAAAAACGTTCTCGACTTTGTTGGCGGTGCGCTTCGCAAAGCAAAAGCAGATGGTGCTGATGATGAAAAGCTCAAAGGTATGCTTGGTGATGCACGAAAAGGTGTACAAATGGGCATCGACGATGCTTATGATGAGCTAAAAGGGTCAGGTATTCTTAATGATGACATCGAAGAGGGTATCGAAAAGTCTAAAGAAGGTATCTATAAAGGTATTGATGAATTAGAAGAAGACTTGTTCAATCCTAAACCAAATTCGGTTTCAGTAAGCCAGGCCCAATACGTTAGTTTAAGTAATAATGCAGAATACACTTTCACTACTGCTGAAGGTGATGAAGTGAGTATTAGCTTTGCTGATGCATACGAAAGTAAGTCAGCAAGCGGCTATAGCAAAAATGGCGATAACGAAGCGTTTGTCAGTGAATCTTCTCAATCACGTGACTTATCATTCTCGATGACAGTCAATGGTGATTTAAATGAGCAAGAGCAGCAAGCTATCAATGAATTGATGGAAGACTTGCAGAGTGTTAGCGAAACATTCTTCTCTGGTTCATTAGAAGACGCCTTTGAACAAGCTAAAGAGTTGAACTTAGGTAACGAGCAACTCGTTGGCTTTACCATGGATCTGAAACAAACAAAAACAGTTGCTGCTATAAAAGGGTATGAAGAATATAAACCATCCCCTGAAAAAGAAGTCGCTGATAAAATAGCGCCATTTAATGACGATTTGAAACAAGCGTTCAATAAAGCGGGTGAGTTAGGTTTGCAAAATGAACTTGCTGGTATCTTACAATGGTTAAACCAAGATAAAGAAGAAGTAAGCAAGCTGGTGGATTATACCAAAGCAATGTTTGAACAAATGAATAAACTACGTTCGGCAACTGAAGAAGCTAACCCTTTCTTTATTTTTATATAG
- a CDS encoding glutamate racemase gives MSVHIMVFDSGIGGTTVLEQIQALIPDADYSYFMDNALLPYGAQSQQTIITRLFALLQFIEIEKLHVDILVIACNTASTSALETIRPYTNIEVVGVVPAIKPASALSNSKHIGLLATPSTTKSHYTANLISTYSQGTQVSLYGSTELVEIAETLFHTQTLNKEKLEKELCGLAIAEDIDVLVLGCTHFPLLANAINDYYKQRILLIDSGKAIANRVKSLIELRGYTVTGDKKKPLHFYATAPICHSQLNVELITLTDQIPHGSY, from the coding sequence TTGTCAGTTCATATAATGGTGTTTGATTCTGGTATAGGTGGGACAACCGTACTTGAACAGATCCAAGCACTGATCCCAGATGCTGATTATAGCTATTTTATGGATAATGCTTTATTGCCATATGGCGCGCAAAGCCAGCAAACGATCATAACCCGCCTTTTTGCGCTACTACAGTTTATCGAAATAGAAAAATTACACGTAGATATCCTAGTAATTGCGTGTAACACCGCCTCTACATCTGCATTAGAAACTATTCGCCCGTATACAAATATAGAAGTAGTTGGTGTTGTGCCTGCGATAAAGCCAGCAAGCGCTTTAAGCAATAGCAAACATATTGGTTTGTTGGCAACGCCATCGACGACCAAGAGCCACTATACTGCAAATTTAATTAGTACTTATAGCCAAGGCACTCAAGTCAGTTTATATGGTTCAACTGAGCTGGTGGAAATAGCAGAAACACTGTTTCATACGCAGACACTCAATAAAGAAAAACTTGAAAAAGAATTGTGTGGTCTAGCTATCGCAGAAGATATAGATGTATTGGTACTTGGCTGTACACACTTTCCATTATTAGCAAATGCGATTAATGACTATTATAAACAACGGATCTTACTTATAGATTCAGGCAAAGCGATTGCTAATCGCGTTAAAAGTTTAATTGAACTTCGGGGATACACAGTAACCGGAGATAAAAAAAAGCCGCTGCACTTTTATGCAACGGCTCCTATTTGTCACTCGCAATTAAACGTTGAGCTGATTACGCTGACTGATCAGATCCCTCACGGAAGCTATTAG
- a CDS encoding RNA-binding protein translates to MKLPDQKSFLFSVILAVLGFVVVKFAFASLALDPALLFGAGLLIGALVIAALSSTSSEEAEVKTKTLYVGNLPYRANEGVVRALFEEQGKVFNVRLLKDKNTGKRRGFGFVEMAEADAENAINQLNDSEFQQRTLKVREAKQKQENETNSFREGSDQSA, encoded by the coding sequence ATGAAATTACCCGATCAAAAATCTTTTCTTTTCTCCGTTATTCTTGCTGTTTTGGGGTTTGTAGTTGTTAAGTTTGCATTTGCAAGCTTAGCGTTAGACCCAGCATTGCTATTTGGTGCAGGCTTATTAATTGGTGCTTTAGTTATTGCTGCGCTTTCATCAACGTCAAGTGAGGAGGCCGAAGTAAAAACAAAAACTCTTTATGTTGGCAACCTACCTTATCGTGCTAATGAAGGTGTTGTTCGTGCTTTATTTGAAGAACAAGGCAAAGTTTTCAACGTACGCTTACTAAAAGATAAAAACACAGGTAAACGTCGTGGCTTTGGATTTGTGGAAATGGCTGAAGCAGATGCTGAAAACGCAATCAATCAATTAAATGATAGCGAATTCCAACAGCGTACTTTAAAAGTACGTGAAGCAAAACAAAAACAAGAGAACGAGACTAATAGCTTCCGTGAGGGATCTGATCAGTCAGCGTAA
- a CDS encoding HAAAP family serine/threonine permease: protein MNTHQDAMPYDASTTSSNSKWNLHDTQWVLSLFGTAVGAGILFLPINIGIGGFWPLIIMACLAFPMTYLAHRGLARFVLSSKKPEADFTDVVEEHFGINAGRLISLLYFLSIFPILLIYGVGLTNTVDSFIVNQLGMESPPRVLLSGVLVGGMISLMLGGEALMLRAFSILVYPLVAILFFLSIYLIPSWQMPDVSVPEFSGFMKTLWLSIPIIVFSFSHAAAISSFVHVQRAHYGNNAKMKSEAILKRTSLLLIVFVLLFVFSCVLSLSTEQMVQAKADNVSILSFLANITDNSFIATLGPLVAFIAITSSFLGHFLGARESFNGLVSKQAHMNPKLVDKIGTVIMFFAIWYCSVINPSILDMMDQLSGPIIAMILFIMPMIAVYKVPSLHKYRNRLSTLFVLTVGSLAVFALIYSMIQ from the coding sequence ATGAACACACATCAAGATGCTATGCCGTATGATGCATCGACAACAAGTAGTAACTCAAAATGGAATCTTCATGACACCCAATGGGTGTTAAGTTTATTTGGCACCGCAGTCGGTGCTGGGATTTTATTCTTACCAATTAATATCGGCATCGGCGGATTTTGGCCATTGATTATCATGGCATGCCTTGCTTTTCCGATGACCTACTTAGCCCACAGAGGCTTAGCCCGATTTGTTTTATCATCAAAAAAGCCTGAAGCTGACTTTACTGATGTAGTAGAAGAGCACTTTGGCATAAATGCGGGGCGCTTGATCTCTTTACTGTATTTTCTCTCTATCTTCCCTATCTTACTTATTTATGGTGTTGGCCTAACAAATACCGTTGATAGCTTTATCGTTAATCAGTTAGGCATGGAGTCGCCACCACGCGTGTTGTTATCTGGTGTACTCGTTGGCGGTATGATCAGCTTAATGCTGGGTGGCGAAGCATTGATGTTACGTGCTTTTTCGATACTTGTTTATCCACTTGTCGCTATTTTGTTTTTCTTATCGATTTATTTAATCCCAAGCTGGCAAATGCCAGATGTATCTGTACCTGAGTTTTCGGGCTTCATGAAAACACTTTGGTTATCAATACCTATTATTGTATTTTCATTTAGCCATGCAGCTGCAATATCAAGCTTTGTGCATGTACAGCGTGCTCACTACGGCAACAATGCTAAAATGAAGTCAGAAGCAATTCTGAAGCGTACCAGCCTACTATTAATTGTGTTTGTTTTACTGTTTGTATTCTCGTGTGTGCTGTCACTATCTACTGAACAAATGGTACAAGCAAAAGCTGATAACGTTTCTATCTTGTCATTCCTTGCCAATATCACTGATAACTCATTTATTGCGACCTTAGGACCATTAGTTGCCTTTATTGCGATTACGTCTTCATTCTTAGGTCACTTCTTAGGTGCCCGTGAAAGCTTCAACGGTCTTGTTAGTAAGCAAGCACATATGAACCCTAAACTCGTTGATAAGATTGGCACTGTTATCATGTTCTTCGCTATTTGGTATTGCTCAGTGATCAACCCAAGTATTTTAGACATGATGGATCAGTTATCAGGCCCAATCATTGCCATGATACTTTTCATCATGCCAATGATTGCCGTTTATAAAGTACCTAGCTTACACAAATACAGAAACCGCTTGAGCACACTGTTCGTATTAACAGTTGGCTCTCTTGCTGTATTTGCGCTTATTTACAGCATGATTCAATAG
- the cysQ gene encoding 3'(2'),5'-bisphosphate nucleotidase CysQ, giving the protein MNQTELLEEILLLARQAGSAIMGIYEKDFNVEYKADESPVTDADLAAHKVIVNGLQHLTPDVPILSEESADISWDIRQTWQRYWLVDPIDGTKEFIKKNGEFTVNIALIEKGKPVLAVVDAPALGVSYIAAEAIGAFKDKGDERIELKVTRKPNKGLIRVVGSRSHPSPDLAEFVKQFEDVEMVSKGSSLKLCLVAEGSADIYPRLGPTCEWDTGAGHAIAEIAGATVSKLDGSPLLYNSKEEYLNPFFVVSALQN; this is encoded by the coding sequence ATGAATCAAACGGAACTGCTAGAAGAAATATTACTCCTCGCACGCCAAGCAGGTAGTGCAATAATGGGGATTTACGAAAAGGACTTTAATGTTGAGTACAAAGCTGATGAAAGCCCAGTTACCGACGCCGACCTAGCAGCTCACAAAGTGATTGTGAATGGCTTACAACACCTCACCCCTGATGTACCAATTCTAAGCGAAGAAAGCGCTGATATTAGCTGGGATATCCGTCAAACTTGGCAACGCTACTGGTTAGTAGACCCAATTGATGGCACCAAAGAGTTCATTAAAAAGAATGGCGAGTTCACCGTGAATATTGCCTTGATTGAAAAAGGTAAACCAGTATTGGCAGTTGTCGATGCACCGGCATTAGGTGTGTCGTATATTGCTGCTGAAGCAATTGGTGCCTTTAAAGATAAAGGTGATGAGCGTATCGAACTTAAGGTAACCCGTAAGCCAAATAAAGGGCTGATCCGTGTTGTCGGAAGCCGCTCACACCCTTCTCCTGATTTAGCAGAATTCGTAAAACAGTTTGAAGATGTAGAAATGGTTTCAAAAGGCAGCTCGCTAAAACTTTGTCTTGTTGCCGAAGGTAGTGCTGATATATACCCACGCCTTGGCCCAACCTGTGAGTGGGATACGGGAGCAGGTCATGCGATTGCCGAAATAGCAGGTGCAACGGTTAGCAAACTCGATGGCAGCCCACTACTGTATAACAGTAAAGAAGAATATCTGAATCCGTTTTTTGTCGTATCGGCCTTACAGAACTAA
- the cysC gene encoding adenylyl-sulfate kinase, with the protein MDENIVWHNYAISKSQRSEQKKHKPTILWFTGFSGSGKSTVANALESALNQLGVHTYLLDGDNVRHGLCKDLGFTDEDRVENIRRVGETAKLMVDAGLVVLTAFISPFQSERDMVRNLVEDGEFIEVFLDTPLEVCETRDPKGLYKKARAGEIKHFTGIDSDYQIPASPEIKIDTSKNTLDQSVQELVAYLKQQQIIG; encoded by the coding sequence ATGGATGAAAATATCGTTTGGCATAATTACGCCATTAGCAAATCACAGCGTAGTGAGCAAAAAAAGCATAAGCCAACCATTCTATGGTTCACTGGTTTTTCAGGTTCAGGTAAAAGCACTGTTGCAAACGCACTAGAAAGCGCATTAAACCAATTAGGCGTTCACACCTACCTACTCGATGGCGACAATGTGCGTCATGGCTTGTGTAAAGATCTTGGCTTTACTGATGAAGACCGCGTTGAAAACATTCGTCGCGTAGGCGAAACCGCAAAGTTGATGGTCGATGCCGGTCTTGTGGTATTAACCGCATTTATTTCGCCGTTCCAAAGCGAACGCGATATGGTAAGAAACTTAGTAGAGGATGGTGAGTTTATTGAGGTATTTTTAGATACCCCGCTTGAAGTGTGTGAAACCCGCGACCCTAAAGGGCTTTATAAAAAAGCCCGTGCAGGTGAAATTAAGCACTTCACCGGTATAGACTCAGACTACCAAATCCCTGCATCGCCAGAAATTAAAATCGATACCAGCAAAAACACCCTAGACCAATCGGTGCAAGAACTGGTAGCGTATTTAAAACAACAGCAAATTATAGGTTAA